The sequence TGGCTTTTTGATAAAACAATTGCAATCCGTGGCGTTCGTGCGCTCCAAGATAAAAATGCAAGTAATCTCGCAAATACGCCAGACATTGCGGCACGGTCAAACCCAGCGGAGCCGCTTCCACCTCGGCAATTTGTTCCAAATTCGCCACTCCGCAATCACGAGCCTCCGCCAAGGCCGGCTCCAACTCGCGCACGTCAACTCCGCCACGCGCTACCCACATGGCGAACACAAACGGCCACCCTGCCCAGCGACACCATTGATCGCCCACGTCCCAAACTTCGGCAAACCTACCTGCCGGCGAGTGCATGGCCCGGTCGCCAATCAGCAGCACCGCGTCGAAGTCGGCATCGCTCCATGCGGCGCTGATGGGCAACGGTTCGCAGCGGGGCTCCAAATCAAATTTCTCTTTCAGCAAAATGCGGATTAAAGCGGCGCTGGTCCGCGACCCTTCGTCCAAGGCCAAAGTACGAACTTGCCTCACCGGCACACGGCAAAACAACTTTACGCTTAGCACCGGACCGCGACAAGCAATGCAGGCATCGGAAACGATCGAATAAGCGGGATCGTGGAAATACTCGACCGACGGAATCAACGCCACGTCAAGTTGCCCTCGGGCCAAGCGATCTGCCAGGCGGCTGGGCAAATCAAAACTCAATTCCGCTTGTGGCGCAAATTGCTCTAAGTGGTAAACCAAGGGCTTGGTATTCAGGTAAGTAACCGCCCCGACCTTGAGGCGCGTGGCCATATAATGCTCCGCGTTTCAGGCGACCTCGCGCCCCCGCCGGGGCAGCCTGGAGATATTTCCTCCTCAGATTGTAGAAACTCT is a genomic window of Pirellulales bacterium containing:
- a CDS encoding menaquinone biosynthesis protein, whose protein sequence is MATRLKVGAVTYLNTKPLVYHLEQFAPQAELSFDLPSRLADRLARGQLDVALIPSVEYFHDPAYSIVSDACIACRGPVLSVKLFCRVPVRQVRTLALDEGSRTSAALIRILLKEKFDLEPRCEPLPISAAWSDADFDAVLLIGDRAMHSPAGRFAEVWDVGDQWCRWAGWPFVFAMWVARGGVDVRELEPALAEARDCGVANLEQIAEVEAAPLGLTVPQCLAYLRDYLHFYLGAHERHGLQLFYQKASELGLAPAGFPLAGTIA